One Nocardioides aromaticivorans genomic window carries:
- a CDS encoding STAS domain-containing protein has product MRPPRSPAFSASVRARGADPNGAYVDVAGDLDLEGRELLDAAVITCLHARPPRVLLDLHRVTFMDCAGTKGLLACRVRAAAEDARLVVVEPSIAVTRVLTPEVAVVLGVDAASGTSGSVPSRRLECVPCGRRTPHVVGEQTVGTDGGVLVQWWRCTECEEGNAIG; this is encoded by the coding sequence ATGAGACCTCCCCGTTCACCCGCGTTCTCCGCGTCCGTACGCGCGCGCGGCGCCGACCCGAACGGTGCGTACGTCGACGTGGCCGGTGACCTCGACCTCGAGGGCCGTGAGCTGCTGGACGCGGCGGTCATCACGTGCCTGCACGCCCGGCCTCCGCGGGTCCTGCTGGACCTCCACCGCGTGACCTTCATGGACTGCGCCGGGACGAAGGGCCTGCTGGCCTGCCGCGTCCGGGCCGCCGCCGAGGATGCGCGTCTGGTCGTGGTCGAGCCCAGCATCGCGGTCACCCGGGTCCTGACGCCGGAGGTCGCCGTCGTGCTGGGTGTGGACGCTGCCTCCGGGACGTCCGGGAGCGTGCCGAGCCGTCGGCTGGAGTGCGTCCCGTGCGGCAGGAGGACTCCCCACGTCGTGGGCGAGCAGACCGTCGGCACGGACGGTGGAGTGCTCGTGCAGTGGTGGCGCTGCACGGAGTGCGAGGAAGGCAACGCCATTGGTTGA
- a CDS encoding helix-turn-helix transcriptional regulator, producing MLLFESSDLSQTEEFLAASYAPMRIASTTGTAAARIARVASAAINVDRVVFDFEMSYDVEPLGRICLCDVTSGAIEDHGPDGSEAQAFGPGEMFTLAPPDRPYAGKVNHASYTVTMIDPAILNDVASPAGGEVIELLDHRPTSADAARRLRAAIDHLDQAVLSDPVAAASPLLLGAAARYVAAQVLAAFPSTARLDARTTDSRDAHPAALRRAVAFIEDNADLDITPAQVAGWAHVSVRSLQLAFRRHLDTTPMAYLREVRMARVRRELVEGDGSVGVAEIATRWGFLHQGHFGQAYRRAYGETPGATLRGEGPAHSG from the coding sequence ATGCTGCTGTTCGAGAGCTCTGACCTGAGCCAGACCGAGGAGTTCCTCGCGGCCAGCTATGCGCCGATGCGGATCGCCAGCACGACGGGCACGGCCGCCGCGCGCATCGCGCGCGTGGCGTCCGCGGCGATCAACGTCGATCGCGTCGTGTTCGACTTCGAGATGTCGTACGACGTGGAGCCGCTCGGCCGGATCTGCCTGTGCGACGTCACGTCCGGCGCGATCGAGGACCACGGCCCCGACGGGAGCGAGGCCCAGGCCTTCGGACCCGGTGAGATGTTCACACTGGCGCCGCCGGACCGCCCCTACGCCGGGAAGGTCAACCACGCGAGCTACACGGTGACCATGATCGACCCGGCGATCCTCAACGACGTCGCCTCGCCCGCGGGCGGGGAGGTCATCGAGCTGCTCGACCACCGGCCGACCAGCGCCGACGCCGCCCGGCGGCTCCGCGCTGCCATCGACCACCTCGACCAGGCGGTCCTGTCCGACCCCGTGGCGGCGGCGAGCCCGCTCCTGCTCGGCGCCGCGGCCCGGTATGTGGCCGCCCAGGTGCTCGCCGCGTTCCCGAGCACGGCTCGCCTCGACGCCCGTACGACGGACAGCCGCGACGCGCACCCGGCCGCCCTGCGCCGCGCGGTCGCCTTCATCGAGGACAACGCCGACCTCGACATCACGCCGGCCCAGGTCGCCGGCTGGGCCCACGTCAGCGTCCGTTCGCTGCAGCTGGCCTTCCGGCGCCACCTCGACACCACGCCGATGGCCTACCTGCGCGAGGTTCGGATGGCACGTGTCCGGCGCGAGCTCGTGGAGGGCGACGGGAGTGTCGGCGTCGCCGAGATCGCGACCCGCTGGGGCTTCCTCCACCAGGGCCACTTCGGGCAGGCCTACCGCCGCGCCTACGGCGAGACGCCGGGTGCGACGCTGCGCGGCGAGGGCCCTGCGCACAGCGGATAG